The DNA window CATTTGAAATGTTTCAGCCACGTTTCTGTGAGTTGTTATTAGATGAGGTATCTGCttgtttttattgttatttgatGTCAAGGGAAAAATTCTATTTGTGCATTGTTTTTGATATGATCTTCCTTATGCTGATCACTTAGGTAGAAAACTTTGAAAGATGGGTCCATGAGACAAATTTCAGAATCATGCGACCAAACACGATGAACAAATATGGTGCAGTTCTAGATGATTTTGGCCTGGAAACGATGCTTGAGAAGTTGATGAATGATTTCATAAGTCCTATATCAAAGAGTAACTTATCTATACTCATGCAGCATTATGACCTTACATTAAAACATATTATAAATAATCTGGATTATTGAATTAACTTGTCTTGGTTCTTTGAACTATTGTAGTTTTCTTTCCTGAAGTTGGTGGATCTACACTTGATTCACATCACGGTTTTGTTGTTGAATATGGAATTGATAGGGACGTCGAGTTGGGTGGGTGCTTACCTAAACCTTCCTTTTTATATTGCCTTAGCTTCTGGACCTTTTTTGTTTTCCCAATCTTTTTATGTATGGGCAACTTTTTATTATCCTCCAAAATATGCGAACCAAGGTGGGCCGAAGCTGACAAAAGTTTTGAAGAGAAACCTGGCACTCTTATACTGTGTTTGCTTCTTCTGTTCGGACGTTTATTTGCAGTATAAACTAGAGGTGATTATGGATGTACAGATGGTTCCTCTTGCgtgattattttaaaatatacatTGGTGCGGTGCAATTATTTTAAAAGCAAAGCGActttcttttcattattttgcagAGGTCGTACTTACTCTTCAAGCCTGGGCCTAGTATTTTCTGGCTGGGTGTGGATGCGGCCATATGGTCCCAATTTCCACACTTAGTTTGAGGATTTGTTGTTTGTCTGGATGTTGAGAATGCCTATCTTCTTAGCTGTCATCTGCACATTCTATTTTCTCCGGTTCAGATCAGTATTCTCTGTTTTGCATTAATGGCTGTGTTTTGGGtcattttgattatttattaatatacGTAATGGATGTAACTATTTATTTTCCTATCACCCTTcacaagtatttcaattttattCACTTGGTagatttctttttccttctctgtCCGGCTTTAATAACGGGAAGGTAGCTTGCTTGCTCTGCCTGCTTAGTAGCGAGCCTCATTAAGAAGTTCCTCAATATCTCATGGCTTTTTATTTGCAGGCTTCCATGTGGATGATTCAGAAGTTACCTTGAATGTTTGCTTGGGGAAGCAATTTTCTGGTGGAGAATTGTTCTTTCGAGGTGTTCGATGTGATAAACATGTGAATACAGATTCCCAATCAGAGGTTTgtcaattttctattttttagcGCATGCTCGATTTTTAAGCCTTGAATTCTTTAGATTGTGAATATGGTTCTTTCGTTTACATTCATAGGAAGTCTTAGACTATTTTCACGTTCCGGGCCATGCAGTTCTTCATCATGGTCGCCACAGACATGGTGCTAGAGCAACAACTTCTGGATGTCGGGTCAACTTACTTTTGTGGTGCAGAAGGTACTACTTCATTACCCTTGCAAACATGTTAGAATCTGGGGTAAGGATCCATATGATCTTATTGTAGTTTGATCGCTGTCAGTCTGATACTTGATGATACTTGATCACTTTCCCTTTGCAAAAAAATGCA is part of the Tripterygium wilfordii isolate XIE 37 chromosome 7, ASM1340144v1, whole genome shotgun sequence genome and encodes:
- the LOC120002740 gene encoding 2-oxoglutarate and iron-dependent oxygenase domain-containing protein CP2-like isoform X2 encodes the protein MSLEQRKGTQASGPTNGNSVASSPSQAQVSENRLRLNPNFGHKPESYDDLRLDFSPLLFSSLERYLPPTMLPLPRDTKIQFMRDILLRYFPDGERTRVQRHREYRQKIISNYQPLYKEIYTMHARNFFVPSFLKAIDGNTKDSFRSIMAEPSPGVYTFEMFQPRFCELLLDEVENFERWVHETNFRIMRPNTMNKYGAVLDDFGLETMLEKLMNDFISPISKIFFPEVGGSTLDSHHGFVVEYGIDRDVELGFHVDDSEVTLNVCLGKQFSGGELFFRGVRCDKHVNTDSQSEEVLDYFHVPGHAVLHHGRHRHGARATTSGCRVNLLLWCRRYYFITLANMLESGLSKMFLVRI
- the LOC120002740 gene encoding 2-oxoglutarate and iron-dependent oxygenase domain-containing protein CP2-like isoform X3; translation: MSLEQRKGTQASGPTNGNSVASSPSQAQVSENRLRLNPNFGHKPESYDDLRLDFSPLLFSSLERYLPPTMLPLPRDTKIQFMRDILLRYFPDGERTRVQRHREYRQKIISNYQPLYKEIYTMHARNFFVPSFLKAIDGNTKDSFRSIMAEPSPGVYTFEMFQPRFCELLLDEVENFERWVHETNFRIMRPNTMNKYGAVLDDFGLETMLEKLMNDFISPISKIFFPEVGGSTLDSHHGFVVEYGIDRDVELGFHVDDSEVTLNVCLGKQFSGGELFFRGVRCDKHVNTDSQSEFFIMVATDMVLEQQLLDVGSTYFCGAEGTTSLPLQTC